In the Harmonia axyridis chromosome 3, icHarAxyr1.1, whole genome shotgun sequence genome, one interval contains:
- the LOC123675461 gene encoding uncharacterized protein LOC123675461, with product MIPTKVFKIRNYEVYRKDREQGRGGGTAVLVKRGIVHHELPEVQTANIEETGVSVKTKAGEINIYSVYRSPNNGLEEADVKNFFRTKKPTIIAGDLNAKHPDWNSRKTNPQGTKLRAIADKYNLLVLGPEDPTHIHETTGTMDVLDIALMKNVSANYDIETKMDLSSYHSPVILTLEIRTDRLPTDRKTINWAKFNEIIQIKRVNIESKEQVDEAIEDLEKRMIEAEVQSTKIKKIPKKRPLPLDVRILLEEKKKAKKQYRRTLNPSDKTILNKLTNDVKNRVGQVFNEDWDKKLEELDTEDQSLWKMTTALTGRKMKAKIPALKKGNQVAVTNEEKAEMFAESLEHQFKPNQKISDDQFNQSVELHGNITDEDHNEMEEDSTEVTEEEVEEIIKTSKNRKAPGIDGILNQAIKNLPGEARDEIAVAQVPITPTTDAEVASYSVAVKKGAVPKVIIHDIPRNPIDLLALYADDTGIAVEHRRANIIHQRLQEVADEITKWCIK from the exons ATGATT CCAACCAAAGtattcaaaataagaaattatgaagTATACAGAAAAGACAGAGAACAAGGTAGAGGAGGAGGTACAGCCGTCTTAGTGAAAAGAGGAATTGTACACCACGAACTACCAGAAGTCCAAACTGCAAATATCGAAGAAACAGGGGTGAGTGTTAAAACGAAGGCAGGTGAAATAAACATTTACTCTGTGTACCGTTCCCCGAACAATGGATTAGAAGAAGCCGATGTAAAGAACTTCTTCCGAACTAAAAAACCTACGATAATCGCGGGAGATTTAAATGCGAAGCATCCTGATTGGAATAGCAGGAAGACAAATCCCCAAGGAACCAAACTGAGAGCCATAGCAGACAAATACAATCTGCTAGTACTAGGCCCAGAAGATCCCACTCATATCCACGAAACCACAGGTACTATGGACGTACTGGATATAGCACTAATGAAAAATGTATCAGCGAATTACGATATAGAAACTAAGATGGATCTCTCATCGTATCACAGCCCAGTGATCTTGACATTAGAAATCAGAACAGACAGATTACCCACAGACCGAAAAACAATTAATTGGGCAAAATTTaacgaaataattcaaataaaacgTGTTAATATAGAAAGCAAAGAACAGGTAGACGAAGCAATCGAGGATCTAGAAAAAAGAATGATCGAAGCTGAAGTACAGTCCACTAAGATCAAAAAAATACCGAAGAAGAGACCGCTACCTCTAGACGTGAGAATTTTGTTAGAGGAGAAGAAAAAGGCGAAGAAACAGTATAGACGCACATTAAACCCCAGTGACAAAACTATACTCAATAAACTGACGAACGATGTGAAAAACAGAGTCGGACAAGTGTTCAACGAAGACTGGGACAAGAAGTTAGAAGAACTAGACACAGAAGACCAATCACTGTGGAAAATGACGACAGCACTAACTGGAAGGAAAATGAAAGCGAAGATTCCAGCACTCAAAAAGGGAAATCAAGTAGCTGTCACTAATGAAGAAAAGGCAGAAATGTTTGCGGAATCTCTGGAACATCAATTCAAGCCGAATCAAAAAATCAGCGACGACCAATTCAACCAATCAGTCGAATTACATGGAAATATTACAGACGAAGATCACAATGAAATGGAAGAAGATTCAACCGAAGTGACTGAAGAAGAAGtcgaagaaattatcaaaacttcaaaaaatagaaaagcaccTGGAATAGACGGAATACTCAATCAAGCAATTAAAAACTTACCAGGAGAAGCTcgagatgaaatc GCTGTTGCCCAAGTGCCAATAACCCCCACAACCGATGCTGAGGTCGCGTCATATTCCGTCGCTGTGAAGAAGGGAGCCGTGCCAAAAGTTATTATACATGATATACCAAGGAATCCGATAGATTTGCTTGCCCTTTATGCGGATGACACAGGAATAGCAGTCGAACACAGAAGAGCAAATATCATACACCAAAGATTACAAGAAGTAGCAGATGAAATAACCAAATGGTGCATTAAATGA